One window of Aliarcobacter lanthieri genomic DNA carries:
- a CDS encoding GGDEF domain-containing protein, with the protein MGKAYKMNLSFENITNLNQKLISFDNNKSYIKIFHFLEENFKVDSIKIYIKENGKNRNIFDNSQDNNQFFYTQKFKLSNEIELIFGLIFLNIENLKNIQNNVEKINLLLKNFSNIIYIKILENKLNSSLIIDSLTNCYNRTYLNHCIPPLFSLALREGNKIAFLVVEVDHFKAVLDEFNYEIGDKVILTLANVLKSQVRESDLIIRMANDTFFVILQNIVKEENALLVANKLIATFKNEQVVVNQQTGQVLMKTISIGITFYPKDGLDLDTIIRKSDIAVREAKNNSRGSAFLFNEEETSKIELF; encoded by the coding sequence ATGGGAAAAGCATATAAGATGAACCTATCTTTTGAAAATATTACAAATCTAAACCAAAAACTAATTTCATTTGATAATAATAAATCATATATTAAAATATTTCATTTTTTAGAAGAAAATTTTAAAGTAGATTCAATAAAAATCTATATCAAAGAAAATGGTAAAAATAGAAATATTTTTGATAATTCTCAAGATAACAATCAGTTTTTTTATACACAAAAATTTAAATTATCAAATGAAATTGAACTAATATTTGGACTAATTTTTTTAAATATTGAGAATTTGAAAAATATACAAAATAATGTAGAAAAGATAAATCTACTTTTAAAAAATTTTTCAAATATAATATATATAAAAATTTTAGAAAATAAGTTAAATAGTTCATTAATTATAGATAGTTTAACAAATTGCTATAATAGGACTTATTTAAACCATTGTATTCCACCTCTATTTAGTCTTGCACTAAGAGAAGGGAATAAAATAGCTTTTTTAGTAGTAGAAGTTGACCATTTTAAAGCAGTACTAGATGAATTTAACTATGAAATTGGGGATAAAGTTATATTAACTCTAGCTAATGTATTAAAATCTCAAGTAAGAGAATCTGATTTAATTATTAGAATGGCAAATGATACTTTTTTTGTAATTTTACAAAATATTGTAAAAGAAGAAAATGCTCTACTTGTAGCAAATAAATTAATAGCTACTTTTAAAAATGAACAAGTAGTTGTAAATCAACAAACAGGGCAAGTTTTAATGAAAACTATCTCTATAGGAATTACTTTTTATCCAAAAGATGGCTTAGATTTAGATACAATTATAAGAAAGTCAGATATTGCTGTAAGAGAAGCGAAAAATAATTCTAGAGGTAGTGCATTTTTATTTAACGAAGAAGAAACATCAAAAATTGAACTTTTTTAG
- a CDS encoding GGDEF domain-containing protein: MKNSILNLIKRSASDPESFEAIQSIFKLYEQLQYATNLNQVAVDIFDWLEREFDVKNLVFSLFDINKNEKLDVLSRGKDFFLDDDLSHYFIVNTHTNMNATVSFCASSVEHSNFLEENYNTIDSAFFIISTIVQNSILKKNFIESASLDSVTNVLTRQYMIENLSSYLKLSNNKQNEIYLLMIGIDRFKSVIDEFDYEISDKMLVQLARVIHSNINEFDLVGRLESDTFLVSILSHEDEHQACEIAKKIISDFSQVEVVVDENSGQTLKKSISIGFERFELNSSKTVNDAIKNADIALYEAKNKGRGQFFKFSQISTISNVELF, from the coding sequence ATGAAAAATAGTATTTTAAATTTAATAAAAAGATCAGCAAGTGATCCAGAGTCTTTTGAAGCTATACAAAGCATTTTTAAGTTATATGAACAACTACAATATGCAACAAATTTAAACCAAGTTGCTGTTGATATTTTTGATTGGTTAGAAAGAGAATTTGATGTAAAGAATTTAGTATTTTCTCTATTTGATATCAATAAAAATGAAAAACTAGATGTATTATCAAGAGGAAAAGATTTTTTTTTAGATGATGATCTATCTCACTATTTTATAGTAAATACTCATACAAATATGAATGCTACAGTGTCTTTTTGTGCATCTTCAGTTGAACACTCTAATTTTTTAGAAGAAAATTATAATACTATTGATTCAGCATTTTTTATAATATCTACAATAGTTCAAAACTCTATTTTAAAGAAAAATTTCATAGAATCAGCATCTTTAGATTCTGTTACAAATGTTTTAACGAGACAATATATGATTGAAAATTTATCTTCTTATTTAAAATTATCAAATAATAAACAAAATGAAATTTACCTACTTATGATAGGTATTGATAGATTTAAATCAGTTATTGATGAATTTGATTATGAGATATCAGATAAAATGTTAGTTCAACTAGCAAGAGTTATTCACTCAAATATAAATGAATTTGATTTAGTTGGACGATTAGAGTCTGATACTTTTTTAGTATCAATTTTAAGTCATGAAGATGAACACCAAGCCTGTGAAATAGCAAAAAAGATAATCTCTGATTTTTCACAAGTTGAAGTTGTTGTAGATGAAAATAGTGGTCAAACTTTGAAAAAAAGTATAAGTATAGGATTTGAAAGATTTGAACTTAATTCTAGTAAAACAGTCAATGATGCAATAAAAAATGCAGATATAGCTTTATATGAAGCCAAAAATAAAGGTAGAGGGCAATTTTTTAAATTTTCCCAAATATCTACTATTAGTAATGTTGAACTATTTTAG
- the cmoB gene encoding tRNA 5-methoxyuridine(34)/uridine 5-oxyacetic acid(34) synthase CmoB gives MNLEELKKKKDDCRTWKNVEPWFLQLKEACKIEKKDLNIDYGDWFSIGNRVDLSDDEYEVILKTAKKLIPWRKGPFKIFDLEIDSEWQSNIKYNLIRPYFNLKDKIVADIGCNNGYYMFRMLEDCPKRLVGFDPSPLTLHQFEFINHFVKSDIIYEMLGVEHLEFYNHKFDFIFMLGVLYHRADPVGTLKSLARGLNSKGEILIDTFMIDGEDEICLTPNKRYSKIPNIYFIPTISALKNWLERAGFENIEILATVVTTSSEQRKTPWSFDESLEDFLDKEDSTKTVEGYPAPKRVYVKARKVL, from the coding sequence ATGAATTTAGAAGAGCTAAAAAAGAAAAAAGACGATTGTCGAACTTGGAAAAATGTTGAACCATGGTTTTTACAACTAAAAGAAGCTTGTAAAATAGAAAAAAAAGATTTAAATATAGATTATGGTGATTGGTTTAGTATTGGGAATAGGGTAGATTTAAGTGATGATGAGTATGAAGTTATACTTAAAACAGCTAAAAAGCTAATTCCTTGGAGAAAAGGACCATTTAAAATTTTTGATTTAGAAATCGATAGTGAATGGCAAAGTAATATAAAATATAATCTTATTCGACCATATTTTAATTTAAAAGATAAAATTGTTGCAGATATTGGATGTAACAATGGATATTATATGTTTAGAATGCTTGAAGATTGTCCTAAAAGATTAGTTGGATTTGATCCTTCACCTTTGACTTTACACCAATTTGAATTTATAAATCATTTTGTAAAATCAGATATTATTTATGAAATGCTTGGAGTTGAACATTTAGAATTTTATAATCATAAATTTGATTTTATCTTTATGCTAGGAGTTTTATATCATAGAGCAGATCCTGTTGGAACTTTAAAATCACTAGCTCGAGGATTAAATAGTAAAGGAGAGATATTAATTGATACTTTTATGATAGATGGAGAAGATGAAATATGTTTAACTCCAAATAAAAGATATTCAAAGATTCCAAATATATATTTTATTCCTACAATTTCTGCACTTAAGAATTGGCTTGAACGAGCTGGATTTGAAAATATAGAAATATTAGCAACAGTAGTTACAACATCTAGTGAGCAAAGAAAAACGCCTTGGAGTTTTGATGAAAGTTTAGAAGACTTTTTAGATAAAGAAGATAGTACAAAAACAGTAGAAGGTTATCCAGCACCAAAAAGAGTTTATGTTAAAGCTAGAAAAGTTTTATAA
- a CDS encoding GGDEF domain-containing protein — protein sequence MNFFNKEKSLKTTVLSLFGFIIFLLIFIFGIQLLYIDNELAKKSINTKLESLAYNVESSIKSAEQSNFNTIEMLSFINKKNKIEQDENFKAYVDILKLQKKYYAAYTGYSDGSFYEVISLDIDKNLRDTYNAKNTDKWLLIKIDGENIKQRELYLYDEYLNQTSKKIELNNNYDATKRPWYKLALENSGSPVKTSPYKFSNIDTFGITYSKKLADTENVVSIDFLMEDFKNLFRDNIDENSMDLFLFRNYDKQAISSITKDESLLEEFFKSYENILYFKEIKIIDLRDNSYIVQIIPIKNSSQDEYIILFADYKKTIQPYHMQTLKLVMTLGIIGILMIPIILYFSKIIVKPIYRLVRESVKIKNRNYKEVSKVNSSILEVSILSNAFLDMAKSIHEYQHSLEQKVEERTKELSFKNKELLTLSITDKLTGLYNRVKLDKVLQENIDRALRYNTIFSIILIDIDFFKKINDNFGHQVGDDVLKETAEILKNSIRNVDILGRWGGEEFLIICPETPLTGARELALKLNKAIKEYKFSTYPNSVTMSIGCSSYKQGVLTYDEIISNADKALYIAKAGGRDRVEIF from the coding sequence ATGAATTTTTTCAATAAAGAAAAATCATTAAAAACAACAGTTTTATCTCTATTTGGATTTATAATATTTTTATTAATCTTTATTTTTGGGATACAATTACTTTATATAGATAATGAATTAGCCAAAAAAAGTATTAATACTAAATTAGAAAGTCTAGCTTATAACGTTGAATCTTCGATAAAAAGTGCAGAACAATCAAATTTTAATACAATAGAAATGCTAAGTTTTATAAATAAAAAGAATAAGATTGAACAAGATGAAAATTTTAAAGCTTATGTAGATATATTAAAATTACAAAAAAAATATTATGCAGCATATACAGGATATAGTGATGGAAGTTTTTATGAAGTTATAAGTCTTGACATAGATAAAAATTTAAGAGATACTTATAATGCAAAAAATACAGACAAATGGCTACTTATAAAAATTGATGGTGAAAATATAAAACAAAGAGAGCTTTATTTATATGATGAATATTTAAATCAAACTTCAAAAAAAATTGAATTAAATAATAATTATGATGCTACAAAAAGACCTTGGTATAAGTTAGCATTAGAAAATAGTGGAAGTCCTGTAAAAACATCACCATATAAATTTTCGAATATAGATACTTTTGGAATAACTTATTCTAAAAAGTTAGCTGATACTGAAAATGTTGTTTCTATTGATTTTTTAATGGAAGATTTTAAAAATTTATTTAGAGATAATATTGATGAAAATAGTATGGATTTATTTTTATTTAGAAACTATGATAAACAGGCTATATCTTCTATTACAAAAGATGAAAGTTTACTTGAAGAATTTTTTAAATCTTATGAAAATATTTTATATTTTAAAGAAATAAAGATAATTGATTTAAGAGATAATAGTTATATTGTACAAATTATACCTATAAAAAATAGTAGTCAAGATGAATATATAATACTATTTGCTGATTATAAAAAAACGATACAGCCGTATCATATGCAAACATTAAAACTTGTAATGACTCTAGGAATAATAGGTATTCTTATGATACCAATTATTTTATATTTTTCAAAAATTATTGTAAAACCAATATATAGATTGGTAAGAGAGAGTGTAAAAATAAAAAATAGAAATTATAAAGAAGTATCTAAAGTAAATAGTTCAATTTTAGAAGTTTCTATCTTATCTAATGCTTTTTTAGATATGGCAAAATCTATTCATGAGTATCAACACTCATTAGAGCAAAAAGTTGAAGAGAGAACAAAAGAATTGTCTTTTAAAAATAAAGAGCTTTTAACTTTATCTATTACTGATAAATTGACAGGATTATATAACCGTGTAAAACTTGATAAGGTTTTACAAGAAAATATTGATAGAGCTCTAAGATATAATACTATTTTTTCTATTATTCTTATAGATATAGATTTTTTTAAAAAGATAAATGATAATTTTGGTCATCAAGTAGGAGATGATGTATTAAAAGAGACAGCAGAAATTTTAAAAAATAGTATTAGAAATGTTGATATCCTTGGAAGATGGGGTGGTGAAGAATTCTTGATTATATGCCCTGAAACACCTCTAACAGGAGCAAGAGAATTGGCTTTAAAATTAAATAAAGCTATAAAAGAATATAAATTTTCTACTTATCCAAATAGTGTAACTATGAGTATTGGTTGTTCTTCTTATAAACAAGGAGTTCTAACTTATGATGAGATTATATCAAATGCAGATAAAGCTTTATATATAGCAAAAGCAGGTGGAAGAGATAGAGTTGAAATTTTTTAA
- a CDS encoding response regulator transcription factor has protein sequence MKIILFSSDIALISRWEKFIQDNESSILYNEDELFSIKNSILILSSCTNIKNKIQKFKKIKDKNNKIILLEREPNILNAKRYLYLGVDGYGNSFMSLSFFKSSIEAVKNDYVWILPHITQGLIKEISKFENANDKILEKLTSSEKKVAEFLKIGYKNQEISYELDISVNTVKKHIKNIYNKLDVHDRISFTKLFI, from the coding sequence ATGAAAATTATACTTTTTAGTAGTGACATTGCTCTTATTTCAAGATGGGAAAAATTTATACAAGATAATGAATCATCTATATTATATAATGAAGATGAACTTTTTAGTATTAAAAATTCTATTTTGATTTTAAGTAGTTGTACGAATATAAAAAACAAAATACAAAAATTTAAAAAAATAAAAGATAAAAATAATAAAATTATTTTATTAGAAAGAGAACCTAATATATTAAATGCTAAAAGATATCTTTATTTAGGAGTAGATGGATATGGAAACTCTTTTATGAGTTTATCATTCTTTAAATCGTCTATTGAAGCTGTAAAGAATGATTATGTATGGATCCTCCCACATATAACACAAGGTTTAATTAAAGAAATATCAAAATTTGAAAATGCTAATGATAAAATATTAGAAAAACTAACTTCTTCTGAAAAAAAAGTAGCAGAATTTTTAAAAATAGGGTATAAAAATCAAGAAATAAGCTATGAGTTGGATATATCAGTAAATACTGTTAAAAAACATATTAAAAATATTTACAACAAACTAGATGTTCACGATAGGATATCATTTACAAAATTATTTATATAA